ATTCCTCAATGATTCCATTGTGGACCCTGTAGATTCGGAGGTGAGACACTACTTAGGCCACATGCCAGGAGAGTAAATGGCATTAAAATAGAGCTGccagccgggcatagtggctcatgcctgtaatcccagcactctgggaggccaaggcaggcagatcacctgaggtcaggagttcaagaccagcctggccaacttggtgaaaccccatcgctactcaaaatacacaaagaaattaaccaggcgtggtggcagccacctgtaatccctgctgcttaggaagctgaggcaggagaatcgcttgaacccaggaggcagagcttgcagtgagccaagatcgtgccactgcactccagcctggttgacagagtaagactctgtctcaaaaagaaaataaaatgaaattgaaatgaaatgaaatgaaaaaatacagctGCCTGCTGGGGGAAAAAACCTGCAGTCCCTTCCACCAACTTTTGTATAGAACAGTTCTTCACCTGAGGTCCATAAGCGGGACACTGAAGATTGTAATCTACCCCCCAACCCCAAAATTCTATGCAAAATTATGTAATTGCATTCTCTGGGGAAGGGTCTATAATTTTAATCCGTTTTCCAGAGACCAGAGGCCCAAAAAGTGTTCAGAATCAGCAGCCCAAAATATATCAGTTCCTAAGCTTGGCCTCCAAGGTCTGCCTTGATCTGGCTTCACCCTGTTTTCCAGCCTGATCCTCCTTGTCTGCACACTTCATACACTCTTGATCAAGCCATATTGTACTACTTGTGCTTTTTCTCTCGTATGCAAactttgttcatgtttttctgtCTCTAGAATGTACTTCCTTGGCTTCTCCACCTGACAGCTCCTATTCGTCTGTCAAGGACAGGATGCCATCCCCCTTCCAAGCAGAATGTGATCCCTTTTGTAGATCATCAGCCTGTGTTAGGACACTCCTCACGTTATGTCACACCACCAGGGATTGGCTGATTGTGGCCCACAGGCCCAGTCCATCCTGCTACCTGTTTTGGTGTTCCCCACACGtgaagaatggtttttacattttttaatggttggGGGAAAGAATTTGACATATAAAgattatgtaaaatttatttagaCATAGAAAGTATTTTGACATATAAAgattatgtaaaatttaaattcagTGTCCTCATTGGAacagttttactttttacatactgtctgtggctgcttttgttaCAGTGGCAGCAGTGAGTAGTTGCAACCATATGGCCcttaaagcctaaaatattttgtatctggCCTTTACAAAAACATTTGCTGACCTCTGTGCTCAACAGTGAATTGTTTCTGTGCCTTGCAAGACTGGGAGGTTTTTGGAAACAGATGATAGATTCATCCTTGAATGTCTAGAGCTCAGCCCAGgaatttttcacatttattgctTAATAAATGTAGGAAGCAGAAATTCTGGGGAAGTGGAAAGCAGCCCCTCAGAAAGATTTAACTCATCCCTCGGGCTCCACCCTTAAGAAGAGATGACTCAGACGCACCCTATCCATTTTTCCTTCTTGCTACAGCTTTATGATGTTCACTTTGTTGGCAGTTTTGGCTTCTAACCAGTCTCAAATTAGTTTGGCAGTATGTGCTGTGTGTCATATCTGACcttatttcttttgcttcttctGCAGTGGTTTGGATTTTACAGAAGTGGCCAAGCCAAGGAAACCATTCCCTTACAGGAGACCTCCCTGTACACACAGGTAACTGGCGGGGAATCTATCTTGGGAGGTTGTGCTGTCTTTTTCAGCTCCCAGTTCTTGAAGCTGCTAGGTTCTTTGGTGCTGGAGCCCTGCCCTGTACACCTCAGAGCACTAGGTACTCCTGAAACACCTGACTTATGTCCAATATGGGTGAAGCTTGTTAGGCTCTTGATTATTGCTCTAGCTTATCCGGCACTGCGTTACAGAAATTCACTACATCCTGAAACCTTACGGTTTCCAAGGAAGAACAGGAGAAACCTCATGTCTGATTCCCTTTTTTTgataaaaaggttttaaaactAGCTGCCTTTGCTGAGGTGCGTCTGCTACAAATCCAGGAAGCCTCCAGGCATGATGAggggcattcttttttttttttttgagatggagtctcactctgtctcccaggctggagtgcagtggagcaatctttgctcactgcaacctctgcctcccgggttcaagcagttctcctgcctcagcccccttagtagctgggattacaggtgtgtgccaccatgcccggctaatttttatatttttaggagagatggggtttcgccatgttggccaggctggtctcgaactcctgacctcaggtgatccacccatctcggcctcccaaagtgctgggattacaggtgtgagccactgtgcctggccaaggaacattacttttaaacattaacagatgtgaaatcctgtttctaaatTACACACTACAAGGGAAGCTCCTGCAGGAGACCGATTGGGACTAGAGTTGTGAATTTTGTTTAGCAGTAGGTCCTGTATCttaagcagaagttgcagtaattTACCACCTCCAGTTCTGGGGCCTTCTACACTttaaggattttttcttttttgagacagagtcttgctttgtcacctaggctggagtgcaatggtgtggtctcagctgactgcaacctccacttcctgggttcaagcgattctcctgcctcagcctcactagtagctgggattacaggcacacgccaccatgcctaatattttgtatttttagtagagacagggtttcaccatgttggccaggctggtcttgaactccttacctcaggtgatccacctgcctcagcctccaagagtgttgggattacaggcgtgagccaccatgcccagccctaaggATTTTATATTGGAGACAGACTCTCCAAAATGCATAAGTACTACACCTGAACCAGTCACCTTCTACTAGAATTCCTCCATGTTATTTCAGAGGTCATTTGTCTCCTCTTGGCTTTTCTTTTGCATTGGGTGCCTCAACTTCAGTGGTGAGGTAAAAAGGGAAGCTAGagtctgatttaaaaaaaaaaaaaggcttgagaAATTACAGCTAAGAACTTCCCTATTGTGAAACTCAAAATAATGGTGGCCATGGCAGAAGCACCATTCTGGCACTGTTGTAACTGCTTATCTTCCCAACCAGGGGTTGTTCTCCAGCACCTAGGCTATGGGTAATGACATTTTCAACTCCAGAATATGGAAGTGTCCAGGGTTTGTTACCTAAGGCTTGcatatggtttttttgttttgttctttgagatgaagttttgctcttattgcccaggctatagtgcaatggcgtgatctcagctcactgcaacctccacttcccgggttcaagcaaattttcctgtctcagcctcccaagtagctgggattacaggtgcccgccaccatgcccagctaatttttgtatttttattagagatgaggttttatcatattggtcaggctggtcttgaactcctgaccgcaggtgatccgcctgccttggccacccaaagtgctggtattacaggcgtgagccaccgcgcctggcctgggttGGATGTTTTTTAAGTTACCTAGCTAATGTTCTCCTGTCTTTGGCTCAGTCCCACTTACCTATGGCATGCTGAGGCAGTGTTGTCCATGGCTTGCCCACCTATAGGTAGTCCTCTGACTCTGAGAAGCTTTTCAAAAAGCAGAATCTAGAACTCTATATAGTGCAGTCTcaattacatatacatttttaatacttagaaaaaactggccgggtgtggtggctcacgcctgtaatcccagcactttgggaggccgaggcgggttgatcacctgaggtcaggagatcgagaccatcctaacacggtgaaaccccatctctactaaaaatacaagaaattacctgggcgtggtggcacacgcctgtaattccagctactcgcgaggcggaggcaggagaatcgcttgaacccgggaagtggaggttgcaataagccaagattgtgccactgcactccagcctgggtgacagagcaagactccatctcaaaaaaaaaaaaaaaaaaaaaaaaagaaaagaaaagaaagaaaaaaaaactaggagATATTCTTTTTggcatttttgaaaatatacctCAATTTTATTTTGACAATATATCTCGAGTtaacatatttaccattttactCCAAAACTTCATTAAGCTTTTTGATTAATTATGGCTTTCCCTCTGCAGGACCGCCTGGGGCTAAAAGAAATGGACAATGCGGGACAGCTAGTGTTTCTGGCTACAGAAGGGGACCATCTTCAGTTGTCTGAAGAATGGTTTTATGCCCACATTATACCATTCCTTGGATGAAACCCGTACAGTTCACAATAGAGCTCAGGGAGCCCCTAACTCTTCCAAACCACATGGGAGACAGTTTCCTTCATGCCAAGCCTGAGCTCAGATCCAGCTTGCAACTAATCCTTCTATCCTTATCTAACATGCCCTACTTGGAAAGATCTAAGATCTGAAGCTTATCCTTTGCCATCTTCTGTTACCATATGGTGTTGAATGCAAGTTTAATTACCATGGCGATTGTTTTATAAACTTTTGATGTGGTCAAGCTCAGTTTTAGAAAGGGAGTCTGTTGCAGATCAGTGCCAGAACTGTGCCCAGGCCCAAAGGAGACAACTAATTAAAGCAATGAGATAGATTCTGAGGGCAAACGTTTTTCCAAGATCTTGCCGGATTTCAAGCAAAGAGGTACCCAGGCCTGAGGTACTCACATAAATGCTTTGTTTTGCTGGTGATTTAACCAGTGCTTGGAAAAATCTTGCTTGGCTATTTCTGCATTTCTTAAGGCTGCCTTCCTCTCTGAATACGTTACCCTCTGTGCTATCATCTTATTATTAGGCAAATCCCACTGGCCTAGTCTTGCTTCTGTGGCACCCACTTTGTCTCCTCAGGTAGTGATGAATTAGTTGCTCTGTCACAAAAGGAGGGAAGTAGCATCCAATTAAGTTGCTTAAGAGAGGAAATGTACATCTTGTATAACTTAGGGAGTGAAGAAAATGTAGGCACGAAAGTGAAAAGTGAGGCAGCTAGTTCTTCCTATTCCATTCTTGACCAACCTGCCCTTTCTTAATATGACTAGTGGTCTTGATGCTAGAGTCAACTTACTCTGTTGCTGGCTTTAGCAGAGAATAGGAGGAACCATATGAAAAGATCAGCCTTTCTGACTTCAATCCCCAAAACATATTTACCAGCATACTCCAAACTGTTTCTGATGGGTTCTGTGAGAAAAGGATTGTTTGCTCAAAAAGCTTGGAAAATACTACacactccctttctccttctggaGATCACCCACATTAGAGGGTCTGAGGACTCTGAGAATTCGTGTTACAGTAAACAAAACTAACAATCTCCCATTTCCTACACTACTTGAGCATGGAAATCATAGTCCCCACTCTGTGAAAACTTAACGCTTTTTGGAAGACATTTCTGTAGAATGTCAGTTTGGAGAAATGATGAGCTACGCCTTGATGAAAGAACCGTGTTGGTGCTGCTAAGTTTACCCATtatggtttttcctttctctctctcaagcCTTATTCTTCAACTAAAAGATGAGGATTAAGAGCAAGAAGTGGGGGggatgtgaaaataattttatgaggTTGTCTAAAATAAAGAGTAGTTTCTTATGCTTggtgttttcagtattttttacaTTCCTGTACAGCAAGTATCACAGGTAAACAACTAAGCAAGTTTGGTATTaactttattctattttctgtataACTTTAAGTACATAAAGGTTTATTTCCACAGGCCTCAGGAAATGGGTAGAAATCACAGGACAATCTCTCTTCCCACCAAAAAAAAGTTGCATATTTTGGTAAGTGTTTGTCCTAGaggggaaaaactgaaatttaCATTAGCAGTGCTGTGCAAGATTCTTACATAAATCAAGACCTAAAACCAGCCTGCAGTGGAGGTTTTAGTTCTCTGTTCAGGTGCTTGGACAGAAGCCATAAGCTGATGAGCATGACAGGGAAAAGCAGGCAGTGAAGACAGGTGACAGGCACCTAGCAGGGAAGGAGGATTCAGGAATGCCAGACTCCTTGAAATGgtgtgttgtttttcctttttttttttttccttttaaagtcaTCTCTATAGGAAGGTGCTAGTCAGGGATCCCAGAGAAAGAAAGGGTTCAAGACTCCATTAACTGCCCTGGATAGCAGCTAGTACCGGAGACTCTCCTATCTCATGGTTGAGGCAGACCCAGGATAGAACAGAGAATAAAAGGAATGCTTATGGGAAACCATTCTGCATGGAATGCTAGATGGCCAAGCCTCAGCCTTCGGTCCAGTGCAACCCTTGCCTCACTTGTCAACAGTGAAAATTAGTTTGGTTAGAAGAACCATCTGGAAACACACCAGCTTCTGCTACCTTCATGCTCACTGTTAGAAAAAGATTAACCAGTGTGAACATTCTGATCTGTTAATTCCTGGGACTGTTTTCTTTCCAATGGACTGTTTGTTTGTTGGTAGAATAACCCCCAAAAGCTCAAAGCTAAAATGCATCATCAGTCCTAGTCGGCAGTTCCTTAAGAATGGACTGGCGGCGTGGTTGAGCTGATATGGAAAAGCTGCACCTTCCTGCAGAAGATCAACTGACCTGCTATCCCACCCCAAATTTCAGCCTGAGGTATATTTCAGTGAAGGCAGGTAGCTGTGCTTCTCAGAGCAGAGAAGCAGTTTTAAGAGCAGAAAGGTAGAGGAAATCTAGAAAAGAACCGTCTTGATACAGATTTATCCCATGGTGTGAAGGGAGGGCAAAGAACCCAGTGGCACTTCGCTTATCCAGCAATTTCTGTCACTGTGGTGACCAACTTCTGCCCATTCCAGAGGGTCTTGAACTGCTCAGGAACTGGGAATTCATTCTGCAAATAAAGAAGAGACAGCAGGTTTAAATCTGAGCTAAAGAAGAGCTGGGGCTAAATCTCACACATTTCTCCCAATGCTTGCTTCCACTTAACCCCAGGAGCACGGGAGGATGTAGCAAGAGACAAATCATAGAGCCATGCTGTGTTCTAGTGTTCAGCGATCCTGGACAGACAATAGTCTATGGGGTGTAAATAACAGTACATATGGCTTTATAGCACCAGCTTGACAAGGTGCCATGGCTCATCCCCATTCTTTTTTGCTACCTTGAGCTCCATTTAGGCAGAAAGCACCTTCCTTTGGAGCTCCACTACACTGGACTACctcatttctgtgtgtttttggtGTGCATTATTGGGTTTTTAGCTGCTCAGTGCAGAATGTTCATGAAACAGCTTTCTCCAATGCAAGAAATCTTCAGTCCCTTCTGTTTTTAACATCATACTAAAGAGATCAAGAAACTTACAAAGTCACCGCCTTCTGTAGGAATGAGGACATTCATCTCGGAAGATTTGGCACTGACTATTTCACAATCCAGGGAATTCTTGCTCAGGTAAGCATGGCAGCCATCTGTTTTGTTGATGGATATGGTTGGCACTTTACCCATTACCTGCAGAGTAAACCAAGAGAACTGagtcccagcagttggggaggacAAGAGTAAGTTGCAGGAAAAGCTTTCCTGTTTCACGTGACTCAGCAACTACATGAAAAGCTCACAGGTGCGCAAGACACTGGATACTTGGGTGGGTTGGGATGGGTCCTGAAAAGAACTCGCCTGAAGAGCCAACCCCTCTTCTGCCACGTCCAAAGCATCTCAGCTTACAGACTTTGTAGAATCAGATTCCCACGAAAGCAACATCTGTGGGTCTACCATGTCTCTTTCAATTAATTCCTCAGGGACAAAAAGAAGGAGCCAAAATATCGAGTTACCTGAACTTTGACATCCCTACTGTTGATTATCTCCACAATGCCCACCACGTCATCGAATACCAGACCAAGTTTCTTACAGTTATCTAGGAGAAGAAAAGGAGTTTGTCAACAGTATAACTTTAAAGGAAAGTAATATACATTTAGGAATCTTTAAGATAGGGTAGGTAAAATGATATTAGCCTTCTTGGGCTCTGGGACGGGGCTTGCATGGGACAGTGACAAAGACTCACCTACTGTAATGGAGTTAATTTTGCCCTTGATTTGCAATGTCGTGTTGACACACTTGTATATGTAAGCCACCTGTTTCAGCTCTGTGTCATCAAtcaccaggttggaaacattTTCCTGATTTTCCTATTAGAGAGAGAGCCCAGGATTCTCATCATAAAGCAcacaccaaacaaaaaaaaacccaggctaTCCCAAACTTTTTGTTATTGCAATTGAAGCCAGAACTCTGCCCTCATCTAGCTAAGCTCCATTTAACCCCGTCCCTACTCCTTttccccgggaggcggaggttgcagtgagccaaaatcgcgccactgcactccagcctgggcgacaaagtgagactccatctcaaaaaaatgtaataaaaataccTGCCCCTGTCTAGGTATTTTTAACTTACCACTCTCCATTTCTTGCCCTCCAGTTCAAGTACAGCTGGCTCCTTCTTTGTGGCTGGTTTGGGGGACGGGCTGGTTTGGGGTTTAGGTGCAGAGAATGGCTTGGGGCCACTGCGTACTGGACCACTCTGAGCCTTCAGGGCAGGGTTCTTGTGAGTCTTCATGTCATCAGATACGTGCTTCAGGGCTGTAAGAACAACAGCTACCTTGTTCCTGTCCTTCATACCAGACCTCTGAGCTGCTATCATCACGTTAAACATCCTTAACAGAAAATTCAAAGCCAAAAACCAGAGCCTTTGAGGTGTTCTCTTGCAAGCAGTTTTGAAGAAGTACTTTTATCATTTCTCTTCTCCCCAAGGTTAAATTATATGGTTCCATTAACAATAACAACATGGAATGTGTATATACTGTGGTTGGCAATAGGGAGTAAATGCACAGAAAAAGACCTAGAAAGACatatcaaatatatatgcacaaatatgtagtttttaaagcaataaaggaagaaaaataagtgacagtaaagaaaatttggtaaaaggaaaaaacaaaacaaaacaaaaaaccctcactCCCCACAGCTAACTAACCCTACTTCCCCTACCTCCTCAGTCAGTGTTGGCATTTGCGACTCTACAATagttttctctctctatatatatatggttttgttGGTTATGATCATACACATTGTTAATACATTTAGTTCAACTATTGACACTTAAAAACTTTCTCATGTTAACCTGTAGTTTAGTATCTTtctaggccaggcgctgtggctcatgcctgtaatcccagctcgctgggaggccaaggcgggtggatcacctgaagttaggagttggagaccaggctggctaacatggtgtatttttagtctctactaaaagtacaaaaaaattagttggatatggtggcaggtgcctgtagtcccagctacttaggaggctgaggcaggagaactgcttgaacctgaaaggcagaggttgcagtgagccaagatcacatcactgcattccagcctgggcaaaaaagtgagactctgtctcaaaaaaataaaataaaataaaaataaaagtaaaaatatatttcttttatgttttaagggaaaaataattcaTGATCTCCCACAGCAGGCTGACACACGCCTTGCTTTGAACATGGCCTGATCTATGTTAACTGTATAACAAATACTGAATGGCCTTTATCTCCACTATTCCTCGTGGTTGTAACTTAcatactagatttttttttcttaaacattacGTGGTTCACTGTAGAAAAACATGTAACGATGGCATACATTTCATCAACAGGACATGTGGTAGTTAACTAACCATTTCTCTTACTGTTGGATTTAGGTTGTTACACCATTTTTAGCTACTATGATTCCTAGAAGTGGCTGGACAACTCAGACTTCCACCAGCTGTGTTAAGGGTATCTACTTTCTCTATACCAACATTAGGTCACTCTCATGCAAATTTTCCATGTAACCAGTATGCATCTTCTAAGGAAGTTAACCCCTAACACAGTGCCTTCCCAGAGGCCATGTGGTGCTACGGAAAAAGCTCTGGGGAAAACCGCCAGCTCTGTGCCTTGGCACAAGAGGGTACTCTATATATGCTACCTAATATTAAGTCACTTTCCCATGGGGCAGAGGGCTTCCTCCAACTGTGATCATCATTTTCAATTTCCATTTAAGCCAGCTTTGCTGTCCCTTAAAGGAACAGGACACAATGACTCCCACACAAGTCAGGGTTGTGGTTTACAGACTAGTTGTTGGGTTCTGGTTGGTGGGGTCTGGCCCATACAACTTGTTGTACTGACTGTTTGTGTCAAAGTGTTCACTCACCATGTGTGATGCTCTCCCCCTGATTAATTTGCGCAAACAGTGCTGAGCGGGAAGCGGACTCATCTGAGCCTGAACTGGTAGAgactgggggaggaggggggcCTGGCGGAGGGGGAGGAGGACCTGATCCAGCAGAGGGTCCAGATGGCAGTCCACTCAGTTCTTTTGCCACAGGCCCCTGAAACAATAAGAGAAGGTAACATCGTCatcctctctcttccccactgTACCATTCCCAGTAGCACCCTATATGTGGCCAGTGCACATGGGGTCCCCACTACAGCCTTTGAGGCAATGATTAATGCATCCTACCCATACCCAACTTGGCTTTATGCCTTCTCACCCTTTCCCGAAGATCCAGCTCTCAGTTCTATTTCTTGACCATCACATTTTGCCTTTGACCTCACCTGATTCCAGCTTTAAAAACTCTTTCCACAAATCTATTTGACATCTTCCTTAGTGTGTTACCAGTACCTCAGATTCAACAAGTTCAAAACTGATTTCATCATTTCCtgcctgctcccctccctgtATAATCGTCCCCTTGTCCCTGTTTCAGTGAAAGATGTTACCATCCAAGGCTGACTATTCAATCTTCTTTGAGGATTCCAACTTCTTCAACCTTATCAAATCTCTTTCTATTATCTTGGTGCTATCTCCTGCAAATGTTTTTCTACTATCTCCCAAACACCATGACTACTTTCATAATCCGAGCATGAGTCCTTATCCCTAACCTATACACTGAGACTCTTAAAGACAAATTGGATCATTATCACTCCCTTGCTCAAATATCTCATCCCAAAGTCTCAGCCTACCTTCCTTTCCAGCCTTTTCTCCTAAAAATCTGACCATTTCCCCTTATTGAAGCCAGAGATGACCAATCTCTACATTTACTctgcatttattttgtttaagctGTGCCTTTTGTAGTATCCCACTTCTCACTGCCCTATACTTCTTTCAAGTCTCACAGAAGAATATATACCTTCAAAGCATAATCTCTTCTAGTGAGAAGCACTCTTCTTTTCCTCATATTCTAGAGTCTGTATCTTTATTATAGcatttggcttagtgatttgtACTATTGTACTGGGGTTTTGCGTTCCTATTTTTAAGCGCCTTAAAGGCTGGGACAGTGTAACTCATTTGTGTGTGTCTCCCACTCCAGCACCAATCACTGTCCCTGACATGTTTATTGAAATTGAATACCACCAAGTATTCCTTCTCCTATGATCCTTGCTTCCtttactcttttttccctttctttctcccccttttcttcctcccttccactGAAAAAACTAGCATTCCCTCACAGACTTTGGTAGTGCTGAAGTCTAAGAAACCTGTGGACCCCACGCTGGAGAGAGAaagcgggagggagggagggagggagggaggaaggattcACTAACCGTTTTGCTCCAGGCCAGTCCGGTGGTATGGAACTCCTTAATGTAAGCCTGCAGCTCTGTCCATATACTTAAATAAGCTTTGACCCAGTCTACATGCTTCTTATCCCTGGGAGGATTAAAGAAGAACTTGTCACAGGTGGTCCAGGTACATAACAATGGTGATTCCAGAACCCTTCTTTCCTATGGGCTCACATTCTCCTACCTGTGGTGTTTCTTAGGCTCTGCTCAATGGCAGCTTTTCTGTCATCACCAAACTTCTATGTATACACAACCTAGTCTATTACCCTAATCAGACCAAACTCCACTAAGATAGAGACTCTGGATTCTATCTCTATCTCTCATAGCAATGTTTCTCAAACTGTTTTAAGTaccaaaactttttttcttttgaccatTTGCTTATTGAAACTTTTTCCAAAGTAGAACCTAAACACAATCTAATATGTAAAACTGATAAAAGAAGACAAGCAGACATTCTGTACATAAAACCATGGTAGAGAGGAGAGCTCTTAAGTATCACTGTGGAACTCTAAGAAACTTAACTGCCTTACGAGACAATGCCTTATGTCAAAATATGCCCACCCCCACCAAAAGCAAACTTAAACTTTCCTTTAGGAGGAAACAGCACTAAATTATAGAAATAGCATTGTACCTATGGTCCAAGTCCCCTCTCTTCTTGTATATTAGCTGGGAAGGTTATTTAGCCTGAGActtagtttcctcaactgtaaagtGATGGGATAATGGTGGGATATATCAAAACACTGTCATGCTTAATTCCATGTTGCTAGAAGGATAAAGAAGTGCCTGTTGTTCTGGGACACATTTCACTCACAGGAAGGTGCAGTATTCTTTAAAAAGAGtagttaataaatgtttgttgattgatgaaggatggaagaaaggaagggttTGCGTAGACATGCAACTTAA
This region of Macaca fascicularis isolate 582-1 chromosome 1, T2T-MFA8v1.1 genomic DNA includes:
- the CAP1 gene encoding adenylyl cyclase-associated protein 1 isoform X2, producing the protein MADMQNLVERLERAVGRLEAVSHTSDMHRGYGDSPSKGAAPYVQAFDSLLAGPVAEYLKISKEIGGDVQKHAEMVHTGLKLERALLVTASQCQQPADNKLSDLLAPISEQIKEVITFREKNRGSKLFNHLSAVSESIQALGWVAMAPKPGPYVKEMNDAAMFYTNRVLKEYKDVDKKHVDWVKAYLSIWTELQAYIKEFHTTGLAWSKTGPVAKELSGLPSGPSAGSGPPPPPPGPPPPPVSTSSGSDESASRSALFAQINQGESITHALKHVSDDMKTHKNPALKAQSGPVRSGPKPFSAPKPQTSPSPKPATKKEPAVLELEGKKWRVENQENVSNLVIDDTELKQVAYIYKCVNTTLQIKGKINSITVDNCKKLGLVFDDVVGIVEIINSRDVKVQVMGKVPTISINKTDGCHAYLSKNSLDCEIVSAKSSEMNVLIPTEGGDFNEFPVPEQFKTLWNGQKLVTTVTEIAG
- the CAP1 gene encoding adenylyl cyclase-associated protein 1 isoform X1; translated protein: MADMQNLVERLERAVGRLEAVSHTSDMHRGYGDSPSKAGAAPYVQAFDSLLAGPVAEYLKISKEIGGDVQKHAEMVHTGLKLERALLVTASQCQQPADNKLSDLLAPISEQIKEVITFREKNRGSKLFNHLSAVSESIQALGWVAMAPKPGPYVKEMNDAAMFYTNRVLKEYKDVDKKHVDWVKAYLSIWTELQAYIKEFHTTGLAWSKTGPVAKELSGLPSGPSAGSGPPPPPPGPPPPPVSTSSGSDESASRSALFAQINQGESITHALKHVSDDMKTHKNPALKAQSGPVRSGPKPFSAPKPQTSPSPKPATKKEPAVLELEGKKWRVENQENVSNLVIDDTELKQVAYIYKCVNTTLQIKGKINSITVDNCKKLGLVFDDVVGIVEIINSRDVKVQVMGKVPTISINKTDGCHAYLSKNSLDCEIVSAKSSEMNVLIPTEGGDFNEFPVPEQFKTLWNGQKLVTTVTEIAG